GTACATGAATGGTGCCAAACGAAATTATGTTAAGTGGTGAAATACTGAATGATTCTATGCTAAACATATCATATAAGATTTATAACATTATATGTAATAATAATATGCTTAATTATCGTTtaataaagtttcaaaataagATTAAAGTCTCAGTGAGGGGATGAGTTTAGCCGGTCTTCCGATAATAGCAATCGTCCAGCAAAAAAATGAATTGATCAATGCCTCGACAAGTAGAAAAGTCAAAGTGAAGAATAGAATAAGAATACGCTTTGAGATTCAAGTGAAGAATAGAACATGAACATCTTTTGAGAACAGGAATGCCCTTTAAGAATCAAGTAAAGAATAGAACTGAAATGGCATTTGAGAATCCAAGTACCGAATACAACAGGAATATCCTTTTAAGTATCAAGTTAAAAATAGAACTGCAACGCGTTTTGAGATGTACGCCCTCTGAGAATCGAAGCGAAAGATTCGTGTCTCACATTGCATCATCGTTGAGTACCCCAGCATCCGATTCTTAGAACGCCAAGACGCGTTATTATGTTGAGCCCCCCTAACCTGCGGCGTGCATAATAACGCCAGCATCTTCAGCTCCTGGTAGCTCTTCTTCGCCTCTCCTCTTCAGGCTCGTCATGGGTGGCCGCGGCGAGTTCATGCGGATGGGCAATGCCCTACATCATCATGATCACCCTCCACAGTTGGGCTACGCCGGAACGAATATCCTCTCTTTCGAAGGCGTCGCTCGGCGGTGGGATGGGCCAATACGTTCTTGCCGTATACAGTCATTAGCGTATCATTCTATGGCGGTATTAAGCTGCTGCAGCATTGTTACTTTGTGATATGAATCCCGTGTTTACTCCTATTTGTTTGTCGTCGCTGCGAAGCTTATTTCTTGATCTTTGACATCATTTCAGGCCGGTTATGGACAAAATTTTCTACTACACCTGCCTGAAGCATATATCTCCTACCTTCTCATCCGCCATGAGCATAGACGAGCTTCTTACGCGCGCTGTGGTTTATGTTGGATGGTATCAGACCCCGATGGATCTGAATAAGGTGATATACCGGGCGAAGGTGGTCGGAACTCTAGTCACCGTTGCTGGCCCCATGTTGATGGCAATCGGTTACCTATTGTGATCGGGGGTCTGATACAATTCAATAGAAACCACAGCGCAGCGGCCGTAAGAAGCTCATCTATTTGACTTACCCGCTAAGCACGGCCACCAAGAAGGTCATGGCCGGATGAGAAGGTAGCAGATGTATGCTTCAGGCCGGCGTGGTAGCAGCGACGAAAAACAAATAGGATTAAACACAGGATTCATATCACATAGTAGCAAAGCTGCTGCAGCTTCATACCCTTCTATAATGAATCCTAAAGGAGCCATGGATAGCGTGGCAAAAGCATGACTATAGAGGATAATAACGTATTGGCTTGCCCCACTGCGGCGCGACGCGTTCGAGAGGATGTGCTTTCCGGCATAGCCGAACTGGAGGGTGATCATGGTAAGGTAGGGCATTGCCCTCCGCACGAACTCGCCGCGGTACACCCATGACGAGATAAACCAAAATTACGACACATTTATTCACCAACAACATTCGCACAAAACCAAAACTAAACCAGAAAATCATGCTAAGAATACAACATACAACATGGAGTGTACTTACAATGAGAGATAAATAAAATTCTAGTATCTGGAGATTTTGATAAATCAGATCTGTAGCATCTCTTATCTCGATATCTGTCTACTGAGACTTTGCTTGGTGCTCCTCAGGTGTTTTCTCGAGGTGAAGTAGAGATGGACCCATGCTTGTACAAGCTCGGCTTAGGCTATTTTTCTTTGATGCTTGGAACAGACCCGACCGAATGATAAGATCTTATATCAAAGACAATAGGAAGAGGAATTCCTAACCATGTAGTGTGGCTGGTGGCCTATACATCACCACTATAAATAAGGAGTGTGGCTGCTTGCTCCTTGTGTGTTGGTTCTTCATCCTCTTTCTCCCTTCGTTTCAGCTCCTGGTAGCTCTTCTTCACCTCGTCATGGGTGGTCACGGCGAGTTCATGCGGAGGGCAATGCCCTACCTTACCATGATCACCCTGCAGTTCGGCTATGCCGGAAAGCATATCCTCTCGAACGCGTCGCGCCGCAGTGGGGGAAGCCAATACGTTATTATCCTCTACAGTCATGCTTTTGCCACGCTATCCATGGCTCCTTTAGCATTCATTATAGAAGGGTATTAAGCTGCAGCAGCTTTGCTACTATGTGATATGAATCCTGTGTTTAATCCTATTTGTTTTTCGTCGATGCCACAGGAAGGTGCAGCCTAAGATGACCAAGTGGGTGTTCTTAAGGATATTTGTGTTGGGACTTCTTGGCTCAGTATTTCGTTTCTGCCCATCTTCCTACTTGCATACGAAGCTTATTTCTTGATCTTTAACATCGCTTCAGGCCTGTCATGGACCAAATCTTCTACCACGCCGGCCTGAAGCATACATCTGTTATCTTCTCATCCGCCATGAGCAGCATCTCGCCGGCCATGACCTTCGTTGTGGCCGTGCTTAGCGGGTAAGTCAAATAGATGAGTTTCTTACGCTGATGGTATCAGACCCCCCATCACGATAGGTAACCGATTGCAATGGTAGGATGGAGAAGGTGGATCTGAAGAAGGTGATACACCAGGCGAAGGTGGTCGGGACTCTGGCCACCGTTGCCGGCGCCATGTTGATGGCACTCTACAAAGGACCTCCAGTGGAGCTGGTTTGGAGCAAGCATGCCCATTCTCTTGGATCCAACTCACCGGCCGTCACCGATTCGAGCAGCAACAACTGGTTTATGGGCTCCGGCTTCCACATCTTAGCCACCTTAGCTTCGGCTTCTCTGTCTCTCCTTCAGGTATGAGATCATTGCTTCTCCTCCATCGAGTGAATTGAATGCTTAGGTTGTGCAACTCTTACAGGAGGAAACCCTAAAACAATACTCTGCTCGGCTGTCTCTCTTGACATTGATATACTTAGTGGGGACATTGCAAGCTGCAGTAGTCACTTTCGTCTTGGAGCACAAGCCTGCTGTTTGGACCATAGGCTTCGATATCAACTTCCTCGCTGCTGCTTAcgctgtttctctctctctctctctctcgtgttttGTGATCGGGAGAATGCAGCTAATTTGTAGTACAACATGCAGGGAATCGTCACATCCAGCGTCGCATACTATGTTGAAGGGCGGGTGATAGAGAAAAGAGGGGCTGTGTTTGCGTCAGCCTTCAACCCTCTTAGGATGATCATAGTAGCCATCATGGGCGCGTCCTTCCTCAACGAAAAGATCTATCTCG
This DNA window, taken from Musa acuminata AAA Group cultivar baxijiao chromosome BXJ3-7, Cavendish_Baxijiao_AAA, whole genome shotgun sequence, encodes the following:
- the LOC135642946 gene encoding WAT1-related protein At5g07050-like — protein: MDKIFYYTCLKHISPTFSSAMSIDELLTRAVVYVGWYQTPMDLNKVIYRAKVVGTLVTVAGPMLMLLVALLHLVMGGHGEFMRRAMPYLTMITLQFGYAGKHILSNASRRSGGSQYVIILYSHAFATLSMAPLAFIIEGKVQPKMTKWVFLRIFVLGLLGSVFLRPVMDQIFYHAGLKHTSVIFSSAMSSISPAMTFVVAVLSGMEKVDLKKVIHQAKVVGTLATVAGAMLMALYKGPPVELVWSKHAHSLGSNSPAVTDSSSNNWFMGSGFHILATLASASLSLLQEETLKQYSARLSLLTLIYLVGTLQAAVVTFVLEHKPAVWTIGFDINFLAAAYAGIVTSSVAYYVEGRVIEKRGAVFASAFNPLRMIIVAIMGASFLNEKIYLGGVLGAVLVVIGLYYILWGNNMEE